One Chlamydiota bacterium genomic region harbors:
- a CDS encoding glycine--tRNA ligase — MDLMDTLVSLCKRRGFIFQSSEIYGGLNSCWDYGPLGVELKNNLKRHWWRTMTQLRDDVVGIDASILMHPSVWVASGHVEAFTDPLVDCRSCKQRFRGDELKDGKCPRCGSRQVTEARQFNLMFKTHMGPVEEEGSVVYLRPETAQGIYVNFQNVLTPSRQKIPFGIAQIGKAFRNEISPGNFVFRTREFEQMEMQFFVEPGTDAEWLERWKAARMDWYAELGLRKEKLRLHQHPQKELAHYAKDAYDIEYEFPFGWKELEGIHNRTDYDLSRHQEHSGKDLSYFDAASNKRFIPYIIETSAGVDRTLLTCLVDAYREEEVRGEKRVVLKLHPQIAPMKAGIFPLVRRDGLPEIAAAIARELRRHMPVFVDDTGSIGRRYRRQDEAGTPFGITVDSQTQQDGTVTVRDRDTMAQERVRDTELAQFLRARIG, encoded by the coding sequence ATGGATCTGATGGACACGCTGGTCTCCCTCTGCAAGCGGAGGGGATTCATCTTCCAGTCGAGCGAGATCTACGGCGGTCTGAACAGCTGCTGGGACTACGGCCCGCTCGGCGTGGAGCTCAAGAACAACCTCAAGCGCCACTGGTGGCGGACGATGACGCAGCTGCGCGACGACGTCGTGGGGATCGACGCATCGATCCTGATGCACCCCTCCGTCTGGGTCGCCTCGGGGCACGTCGAGGCGTTCACGGACCCGCTCGTGGACTGCAGGTCGTGCAAACAGCGCTTCCGCGGCGACGAACTGAAGGACGGGAAATGCCCCCGCTGCGGCTCGCGGCAGGTCACGGAGGCGCGCCAGTTCAACCTCATGTTCAAGACCCACATGGGCCCGGTCGAGGAGGAGGGCTCCGTCGTCTACCTGCGGCCCGAAACGGCCCAGGGGATCTACGTGAACTTCCAGAACGTACTCACCCCCTCCCGACAGAAGATCCCGTTCGGCATCGCCCAGATCGGGAAGGCGTTCCGGAACGAGATCTCACCCGGGAACTTCGTCTTCCGCACGCGCGAATTCGAGCAGATGGAGATGCAGTTCTTCGTCGAGCCGGGAACCGACGCGGAGTGGCTCGAGCGCTGGAAGGCGGCCCGCATGGACTGGTACGCCGAACTCGGCCTGCGGAAGGAGAAGCTGCGCCTCCACCAGCACCCGCAGAAGGAGCTCGCGCACTACGCCAAGGACGCCTACGACATCGAGTACGAGTTCCCGTTCGGGTGGAAGGAGCTCGAGGGGATCCACAACCGGACCGACTACGATCTCTCGCGGCACCAGGAGCACTCGGGCAAGGATCTGTCCTACTTCGACGCCGCCTCGAACAAACGCTTCATCCCGTACATCATCGAGACCTCGGCGGGCGTGGACCGGACGCTCCTGACCTGCCTGGTGGACGCCTACCGCGAGGAGGAGGTCCGCGGGGAGAAGCGGGTGGTCCTCAAGCTGCACCCGCAGATCGCCCCGATGAAGGCCGGCATCTTCCCGCTCGTCAGGCGCGACGGCCTCCCCGAGATCGCCGCCGCGATCGCCCGCGAGCTCCGGCGCCACATGCCGGTCTTCGTCGACGACACCGGCTCGATCGGACGGCGCTACCGCAGGCAGGACGAGGCGGGGACGCCGTTCGGGATCACGGTCGACTCCCAGACGCAGCAGGACGGCACGGTGACGGTGCGCGACCGCGACACGATGGCGCAGGAGCGGGTGCGCGACACGGAGCTGGCGCAGTTCCTCAGGGCGCGCATCGGATAG
- a CDS encoding cupin domain-containing protein: protein MEVVVEKPTPETLQSLEVDGWGIWECGPSTFDWSYDSPETCYILEGRARVATPTGTVEFAAGDLVRFPEGLSCTWTVVEKVRKRYLLG from the coding sequence ATGGAGGTCGTTGTAGAGAAGCCGACGCCGGAGACGCTGCAATCCCTCGAGGTGGACGGGTGGGGGATCTGGGAATGCGGGCCCAGCACCTTCGACTGGTCCTACGACTCCCCTGAGACCTGCTACATCCTGGAGGGTCGGGCGCGGGTCGCGACGCCGACGGGAACGGTCGAGTTTGCGGCGGGGGATCTCGTCCGCTTCCCCGAGGGGCTCTCCTGCACCTGGACGGTCGTGGAGAAGGTGCGGAAGAGGTACCTGCTCGGCTGA
- a CDS encoding polyprenyl synthetase family protein, with protein MHLARYIDERKRLVDGALERLLPPTGAGPAALREAMRYSVFAGGKRLRPILCIAAIEALGADPSPFVSSACALELVHTYSLVHDDLPAMDDDDLRRGRPTSHRVFGEALAILAGDALLTLAFEVVAREEAVPPGARAALVAALAQGSGAAGMVGGQVMDLCAERRAISAEELAEIHACKTAALMEASATFGAVLGGAEAGDAASLRAYGRSLGMAFQVTDDILDATGDEHLMGKRARRDAAARKATYPGLFGVEESRRIAAAHVEAAVEALGAFDGRADPLREIARGLLGRGS; from the coding sequence ATGCATCTCGCCCGGTACATCGATGAGAGAAAACGGCTCGTGGACGGCGCCCTCGAACGCCTCCTGCCGCCCACGGGGGCCGGTCCCGCCGCCCTGCGTGAGGCGATGCGCTACAGCGTCTTCGCGGGGGGGAAGAGGCTTCGGCCGATCCTCTGCATCGCGGCGATCGAGGCGCTCGGGGCCGACCCGTCGCCGTTCGTGTCGTCGGCGTGCGCCCTGGAGCTCGTCCACACCTATTCGCTCGTCCACGACGATCTCCCCGCGATGGACGACGACGACCTGCGGCGCGGCAGGCCGACCAGTCACCGCGTCTTCGGCGAGGCGCTGGCCATCCTCGCCGGCGACGCCCTCCTCACGCTGGCGTTCGAGGTCGTGGCGCGGGAGGAGGCGGTCCCGCCCGGCGCGCGCGCGGCGCTCGTCGCCGCGCTCGCGCAGGGAAGCGGGGCGGCGGGGATGGTGGGGGGGCAGGTCATGGACCTCTGCGCGGAGAGGAGAGCGATTTCGGCGGAGGAGCTGGCGGAGATCCACGCCTGCAAGACCGCCGCCCTGATGGAGGCCTCCGCAACGTTCGGCGCGGTGCTCGGCGGCGCCGAGGCCGGCGATGCGGCATCCCTCAGGGCCTACGGGCGCTCGCTCGGGATGGCGTTCCAGGTGACCGACGACATCCTCGACGCAACGGGGGACGAGCACCTGATGGGCAAGCGGGCCCGGCGGGACGCGGCGGCGCGCAAGGCGACCTATCCGGGGTTGTTCGGCGTCGAGGAGTCGCGCCGGATCGCCGCGGCGCACGTCGAGGCCGCCGTGGAGGCGCTGGGCGCGTTCGACGGGCGCGCCGATCCGCTCAGGGAGATCGCCCGCGGGCTGCTCGGCCGCGGGAGCTGA